GGAACGTCTCCTGATTGAAGGGCAGGGTGCTGCCACCGGCTTCGCGGTGGAACGCCGTTTCCGTGTCTCCTTCGGTCCCGCTTTTCGTGTACAGCACTCCTTCCTGATCGGAGGGATCGTCGGACGCCGACAGCACGAGCGCACCGGCGCCGTCGCCCAGGGCCGCCCGGAGCAACATCTCGTACCGCCCGATCTTGTCTGCCGTGATGTTCTCTGCACGACCTGATGTCGAGACCACTTCGACTCCAATCAGCAGCGCGTTCCGGAATAGTCCGGACCGGATGCCGCCGACGGCCAGGGTGATGGCCTGCTGCACGCCGGTGCAGGCGCCCCACAGATCGTACGTGGCACAGCCGGAGTTGCCGAGCAAACGTCTGACCTCTTTAGCCAGACCGGCCCGCAGGTAGGGCGGGGTAGTTGTGGTCGTGATAATCAGATCCACGTCCGATCCCGCGATGCCTGCCCGCTCGAGCGCCAGCCTGGCCGCGTTGAACGCCAGCGCGGGGCTGTCCTCCAGCAGTTTGCCACTCCCTTTCTCGAGCGTATAATGACGATACTTGACGCCCGCATACTTCTCGATGATGCGGTAGAACTTCGTCATGTCGACGCCGGGAATCTTTCCCAGATAGCTGTCGATCTCCTCAACGGCTACGCGTTCACCGGGCAAATAGGCTCCAACACCTTTGACGAGTACTCTGGGGTTTGGCATTTGCCGCAATTCGCGTTTAATGGAGGATTATCGAGCGACCTGCCAGGCGACCACGCCGTTCTGCGCTCTTCGAATTCAGGATTTGGAAGATATCACGGCCGATTGCCCTGTCCAATTGCTACACATAGTCTTGAAACTTCGAGCGATAAGGGGCAATTGCACCCCATTCAGCGTGCGGCAAATGAACGGGATCTTCAATCCGGGTCCGAAACTGCGCGGGAATCGGCTCGTTGCACACAACCCGGGCTAACT
This DNA window, taken from Rhodothermales bacterium, encodes the following:
- a CDS encoding 3-oxoacyl-ACP synthase III family protein: MPNPRVLVKGVGAYLPGERVAVEEIDSYLGKIPGVDMTKFYRIIEKYAGVKYRHYTLEKGSGKLLEDSPALAFNAARLALERAGIAGSDVDLIITTTTTPPYLRAGLAKEVRRLLGNSGCATYDLWGACTGVQQAITLAVGGIRSGLFRNALLIGVEVVSTSGRAENITADKIGRYEMLLRAALGDGAGALVLSASDDPSDQEGVLYTKSGTEGDTETAFHREAGGSTLPFNQETFQEGLQHWQHDFSRMAMEGKPYFIELIRRTLEEVGIPISDVAHIVPAAANFNYFRTEELAKSAEQSDLLEQVREKVFTNFSEAGNIPSAAVYVALNELFEEGKLEKGSLILLSSIEGATWGWGSSLLRWHGA